The Coffea arabica cultivar ET-39 chromosome 6e, Coffea Arabica ET-39 HiFi, whole genome shotgun sequence genome contains the following window.
GACTCAGTTGTGCCTTTTGCCCATTTTGGGGTCTCAGTGTTAATGTGAAGTTTTACTGCAAAGGATGAAGCTAGCcctcaagagaagaaaggaacaCAAAGCAAAGCATAGCATTTTTTAAGAATCAGTACGTAGTTTTATGAGTTACTACTGGTCAATCATTAATGGAAGCACTTGACAATCATAAAATTTCGAGTTGTGAGGTCTATTGAACAGCCCACCCCACCCCACACGTGATAAGATTGGCTaaagaaattcacaaaaaaggatagaaatgaCCACGGAATGTTATTCCTTGTGGAAAAATGTAGAGGGCAGCCGGAAAAAGTTGAGATTCTGAGGAATGGAACTTGGGAATCTTAACTCAAACTAAAGCCAATGGGTCGTATTCTCAAGTCAAGAATTTTGTTATTCTTTTCCGCTTAAGGCCACAAAAAATGGGTTCCCACATACAATTCTTTATCCCCAATCTTAATACACTTAAGATGCTTTTCAACATGCATAATCTTTGTTTTGTCCTCGTAAGTAGCGTCGTTTTTGTCAAACAGCTCCGATTcttgatgcttaatttgtgctttGCCAATGTTAGTTGCATACTACTGGAATCGTTTTGATCTTCATCAATCAATACTATTTAATAAATCTCCAAACTAGTAGGGTTGCAAGAATTACCCTTTTGTGTACAGTGATATCTAACACATGCAATGATTGCAGATTGGTCCAGAAGGGGACAAAGAATAAGAAGAAGGGCTGCATTAAACGTTAACGGAGGAGTTTTCTAACGAGAGCACTTGTTAAGACCTGTATAATTAACTTATCACACGAATACACACACTCATATTCATTGCTTCATTTACATTCATTCAGATACTTTCCCAAATTAACTTTAATATTATAAAAAAGTTGACACTCAAAACTATTTCAAAAGAGGGCACTTGTTTGCCAAACCAAAGTTAATAAGTAATATTTTGTCTGCATTGCAATTTTTGctgaaaaatttttacgtttttcaTTCACGCATTtcctaatgatttttttttttacctcacatgCATTAAATCATTAtaatacagttttttttttttttttttacaaaaactcctaaaaatagcaattcaaacgaGACTGACTAGGGCAGGTATTGTGGTCGGGAGGGTTCTAGTTTAAACAATTTCAAGCATATCTTTACTGATATTTAAGTTGATGGTTACATGTTAACTATGCATTAATTAGATATTAATGTCTTAAACTACGAAAGCATGTACGTTCTTTTAGTGAAAATTAAGCATTGGGAGAACTTCGAACTTTATTCCGTTTTAAACACCCCAATCCATCCACTGACGACATGCCAATTAGATCATCAGGAGAAGTTCCTCTAGGGCGATAATTAATGTTGATTGACAAATTGCAATCCAATGAGCGCTGTTAATTATTAAACCCTTTTAACCAACTCAATCAATCTGGCTATACCAACACAGCCTCCgaggagaaaaatgaaaatgttaTAATTTGATTACACTTCAACGGGAGGAATGACTTCCGAATCCTACACCATTGCATGACTAAAGACTCTTTTTACTGCTAAATCAAAACCTGGATTAAAGCTAGTACTTGAAAACTGAAGTGAATGTAATCGTCCACTTTCTGAGACTGTGTGATAGCCCAAGCCACACCATTCAATTCACCTTCTTGCTGGGCTATAGGCCCAATCCGCTTCCTCATACTAGGCCTTCTGGTGCAACTCCATCTTGAGAATGCGTGATGACTTGCTAGCCAAGGGACCACGCCTTTATCTTACATTTCCCATTTTCACGCCTTCGAAGTTCAACCAGattacctcaaaaaaaaaaaaaagttcaaactATTCTTTGCCACAAGAAGATTCAGTAGCATCTTATTCCAGCTCCAGATTATTTTCGGCTTCCTCTTCGTGCCGGAGAAAAAGACATGGCCGGAATCCTCAGCTCTACAACAACTCCAATTTTCGGGGCATTCTTAGGCAGCAAAACATTATCAACCAAAAGACCTTTTCACGTAAAATTATCTGCTCAATCTTCAGAAACGCCTATTGCTGCATCCACTTCTGTGAGCACCAAAGAAGAACCCTCCACAAGTTCAGGGCCTTCATTTTCACCGCCACCGAATTTCAGGCCTCCGCAACCGAAGCCCTTTTCTGTGAGACCCGATAAGAATTTGGACATCCTAGGGGGTTCCCTTGCCTTAATTTTTCGCCTTGGTACTGGTGTTTTTGTTTCCGGGTAAGTACTACATATCACAACCTTTTCAATTCCTTCCATagatatatgtttttttttcctcatgTCGTTGTGCTTCATGCATATCGCATGTGTTCGACCTTTAGCTAAAGATAGATTTTGATTGGGGTTTAGATGTGGGTTTTGGTGCCTTGATCGTTACTCTCAGGACATAATGGCAGGAAATTTTGTTGAATTCCAGCTGCATAACTTTACGCAATAGGTTGCTTTAGCCAAATTTACTACTTCTTGTTTAGTGGTTAGCTCAATTGCAGACGTGCAATTTCTCATAGTTAATGGGGATTATTTGCCCTTGTAATGTTGCAGCAGGAAGCACAAGTACAGGAAacctatgaattttttttttatgagaaGCAGACTTGTTTACCGTCAGGCATCCCTCGTTTTAGTAGTTTCATTGCGTCTGCTGCAGTGTTTATGGTCATGCCCTTGCCTTTGCCTATTAAAATGTTACGTACGGTAAATGCAGGTTGATTATGTGAACCTGTCATTTCGTTCTTTTTTTGCATACATATATAACTTAAATTAATGAACTTCTGAGACTAAATAACATTTTCCTGAGATTTCTCTAGTCTTTTAATATGACATAGACCATAAACAGAAAATTTTATGAAATTGACCAATAATTGTGGTTTACCATAAAATCGAGCCTGAAATTTAGATAAAGAAAAAcagatagaattgaagaaaataagTCAATTGGCAATTGATTACTGGCAGTTGGATGTCCGGTGAGTATACGACTTAACAAGTTCAAAACATGATACTGCGTCTGATCTTAAACTTGCATACGATAAACTATATCTAGGAAATTTATACtaacaaaggagaaaaaagagTACAAAAAGGGATAAGGATGGTTTAGATTGATTTATGGCCTAAATGGGTTGATTTCTGATCCTATGGGTGAACTCTTTACCTTACCTAATCTATTGTAAGTTCTAGTCTACATACCTAATTCCTATCATATTGGACAGACCAGCCACTAGGtgttttctgaaaattttcatcttATATTGACACAGTTTGTTTATAGCCTTTGACAccaaaaaaatttgcaaatatCCTGGGTGTCCCCAAATGTAAGTGCATCTATCTCAGGTTCTCATTTGCTTGTTCGTGCTTAATGACAGGTACTCGGCATCTTTTGTGCCAAAGAATGAGATTCCACCTAGCCAGTATGCTCTTGAAATTGCTGGTAGTCATCAAGTTCCTTCTGAACTTTGCAgggtttttctttattttcaaaatgaaaGCGTTAAGGTCAACCTTATGTTAACAGGTTTCAAGGTGAAAGAGACTTCAAAGTTAGGTCCACGCCCTGAAAAGCCCATTGAGATATATGAATTTGAAAGGTATCTAGTTTTAAAGATATGCATACAGATGTAcaacatacacacacacacacacacacaaagccCACAAGCACGCTCATCCATTTCACTATTTTACAGTTAGAGGTATGCAATTCTTTGAGTGCCTAAAATGATTAACCCACaacttttttcttcaattcttcaaTAACTGAAGATTTCAAGACTAATGCATTTTTTGCTTTTCCAAATGTGCATGACAATCGACTGCATGGAAATTTGTTCCAGCTGCCCCTTCTGTCGAAAGGTAACCACCTCTGTTTGAGATtcattcttctttcttttcagcAAAATAGTGTGATAATACAAACACGAATTTTTGTTGTACAAAATTTGTTTGCTCCCCAGGGAAGAAAAATTCTCTTTGGACTAGACATTTGATCACTTTTTTGGATCATTTATGAGATCTAGATTTGTGTGGCATTTACCTATgttgtatttcatttttcagTAAAAATCTGGTGCTATGGACATAACCTTTTTGCAGTTAGTCTTTGTAGTGTTAGGCAGCTTAATGAGCAATTGATAGTTTAGCATGAAACTTGTCTCTGGTTTTCATTTGGGAGGTTGAACAACCATACGTTCTAACATATAAGCAATTCCATAGGTATTGTACATGTCATGTGGGCATTTCTTTCTCCATACATGTTAGCCTATGATTTTAAACATATGGCAGGTACGGGAAATTGTCGCAATTCTGGATCTTGATGTTCTATACTACCCTTGTCCAAAGAATGGTCCAAATTTTCGTCCCAAGGTTGTTGAAATGGGTGGAAAACGACAGTTCCCCTACATGGTTAGATTtgaatttcctttttcctttcctttctattGTTTCAATAAATTCTGAAGAGTCCCgtgttttttgtttcttttcagaAGAGATTCTCATA
Protein-coding sequences here:
- the LOC140009358 gene encoding uncharacterized protein; protein product: MAGILSSTTTPIFGAFLGSKTLSTKRPFHVKLSAQSSETPIAASTSVSTKEEPSTSSGPSFSPPPNFRPPQPKPFSVRPDKNLDILGGSLALIFRLGTGVFVSGYSASFVPKNEIPPSQYALEIAGFKVKETSKLGPRPEKPIEIYEFESCPFCRKVREIVAILDLDVLYYPCPKNGPNFRPKVVEMGGKRQFPYMVDPNTGVAMYESDEIIKYLVGKYGDGNVPIMLSLGLLTTLTEGFAMIGRMGKGSSYTPSKMPLNPLEIWAYEASPFCKVVREILVELELPHILRSCARGSPKRQVLYEKAGHFQAPYLEDPNTGVQMFESAEIVEYLKATYAL